AAATGTTACACGAGATTGAGTATCTAACAGCAACAGTACATGCTCTGAAAAAACATTTGCTACtacttctctcaaattttctttGTGGAGCGAGTGTCAGAAATTGAGTGATGAATAGGATAGAAATGGAAGTGATGTTAATCTCAccagtctcttgtgagacaaaGAACCTGTCTGAGGTGCTTCCTTTATGTATTCCTCCATAGTTGCAAGAAATGAAGGTGGAGGCTGTTCATTGATTAAAAATATTCATCAAACGAAACTGTTATGGAATTACCAATGATTCTTGACTTTTAAATCCATCTTTTCAAGGAAAAAGACCTGTCTTAAAATGGGGAACTGAAAAGTTCGAGCAAGATCCAAATTTCTGCAGGACCCGTAAAAGTTGGCTAGATTTTCTGCCTACACAGAACCAGAGATCAACAGCAAGGGATCATGAATGAGATGAATTTGAATGTCGTCGGGCAGATATTATTGTAGATGTTAAAGAGCTGATGCTTCTCAAAtggcaaaaaaataataatgataacttTGCAACTTTTGGAACCATATCCCTCGACTGAATTCAGGGGTCCGACCAGGGAAAAGAAAGTAGAAACAGACCTGTTGTCCAGCTCTTTTGTATATATTAAGAGCTCTAACTGCATTATGTTTAGGCATTTCGAAAAactgcatgaaaaacaagttgtTTTTCTCACTTTTACGCTAAACAATCTTGAACACATTGAATATTTTGGATTGTGAGAGACATATATGATCAGTACCATGTCAACAAGATTAATAATCCCATCATTAATGGCACAATATATCTTGAAGCTCTCTTTCAAAACCTGCAGGAACCCAGGATTAGTTAATTCATTCACGAACATATGCACTGTTTTCTttgtaaaacatataatatttgcATAGATTCATACCAAGGCTAATGCATATTGGATGAGGAAATTGTGACAGGCTGCTCCTTCAGGCTGAAATTTTTTTCAGAACCACCAGAGATTTAACGCCCCACGTAAATTTGAGGTGAAATCAATGTGGGAGGACTCGTTGCAGCAATATTACCTGGCAACCGACAAGTCGATACAAAAGTTGTTGCAATGCAGGTAGCTGATCAAGCAACTCTTCAGTGTTCAAGAGTACGTGTCTTGCTATAAGCCTGATAGTGCAACAATAACAATAATGAATAAAATGCTTAATTTGAAATCGTTGACAAAATTGTGAACTGTGTTGATGATAGAAATGATTATCGATAGACCTTAGTTACTCCAggagctgattttgagactCTATCAGACTCTATATCGTAGTTTAAAGCTCTAAAACACTCCAGTCGCTCCTCAAGGAAGAGCGAATACGTTCGAACCCAAGCAGAACAATCCCAAGCTGCATAAAAAATCAATCCAAATGTTAAGAAAAGGTAGTTGGATTCTCCCAATTGAGACATTCTAAACATCAATATACCTAGAGGACTAGAGTCATCTTTGAAGTTGGATATTTGAAACAAATGTCCCCTTTTGGAGTAATGCAGTAATTCTTCTCTGAAGCTTTGATCTCCCTCTCTTAGCGTCCGGTGAATAACTATCAAAGTCTTTATAGCCACCTGAAATATGCACCAAGGTCATTAGCCTAAGCATGGTTTGCTCTCGAATCACATTCACAGAGACTCGGCATCATGTAATCGGAATTATATCTTAAGAACACATCTGTATTCGTTGTTATCCGTAAATTGCATCACTAAGAGTTGGAAAAAGTTGAGTGAAATCTTAAGTTTTGGAAACATGGATTCTTGTTGGACAAATTAAAGCAGGAAATCAGTAGCAGTAGTGAAGAAAGCTAAATGAGTTGTGAAACTTCACAATCCAATTTCTCGTCTTTCCCAATCTTCTTGAAAGTGCATGGATGCAGTAGGCAACATCAGCTCTGGGCCGTGATATAGATACTGCGGCGAATATCCCTGAGGCAAATAACTTAAGAAGTAAATCACCAAAAAAAACACAAAGAGAAGAAATATATATCGAGAAAGCATACAATATATACTTTCTTGAtggacaacaagaaaggtatttTAATTTCTTAGGGAGATAAATTCATGATATGGGCACGACATTGACTGCGAAATTTCATCCGTAGAATGAAAAAGACAAAATTTTAGAACAAAACATTAAACAAAATGCACTCACTTCTGACATGCCGTTCCTTTGGAGGATATTCAACATGATTAGTTGCCTTGACAATTGCAATATCCAAATCCTAGGCCAAACCAATAAAACTTATCACGATACATGAAAACAAAGCAAGGAAATTTACGTGGAAAAACTCATCGTGAAGAAATCCCTGAAATAAAAATGCGCACGCACCTTGAATTCACTATTGACCTTGGCGAGGCCAACCGTGGTCGAGTCCTTGAGGGCTCCATAGGCTTTTCTAAAGCTTTCCATCAATAATGACTCAATGCAagaaaaattaatcaaatatttCCATTAAAATATATGTGCTGAATTGTGTACCGATATATATAGAAGAAATGAAGAGATCAAGAAAGATATATAGAGAGGAAAAGAGGGTTCGATGTGTTCTTCCTCTCTTGTTCTCATACCTTATACTAATTTCaatataataacaaaaaaaaaagccaTCAGATTCTGCGTCTCTCTCTTCCTTCTTTCTCTCCTATTCTCTATCTTTGGTAAGTTTGACtgtaataatatattttctgtATGCATGTAAGTATATGTACTTAATTATACGAAGATATGAGCAGCAGGTATATTGAATGACAGCTGTTTGTTTGTTAGTTGCATGCAGGTCATAGGATATTCTCCAATCATTGCAAATTTTGATTATATCCAACGTTAGCATTTGGAGATTAAATACAGTTGTCAAGTTTGCCAATGAGGTGGCAAAAGAAAAGTTTGCCGATGAGGTGGCAaagccacaagacatatagatATTTATGTGTTCATCATAAAAACAGATTATTTGTATATAACATTATCTTACACGTCAattttgtaagacggatctctAACTAAACCgtggaaaatattatttttttatattcaagATATATCATTTTTTTGTGTTACgaaaaaatattgtattttagtcaaaaatattatttttttatgttaaaaatgttACTCTGATTTCCTAACTTCTGCGAGTGGAACTGCAACGGCTTTTCTGGTAGTGCTAATTTTCCTATCTTCTGGAAGCGGAACAGCAAGCCTTTCATTCGGTGCTGATTTTCCTCACTTCTGGAAGTGGAACCGCGATGGCTTTTCCGACGGTGTTGATTTTCGTCACCTTATCAGGAGTTGAACTGTGACGACTTTTCCAACGGTGTATTTTATCTAACTCCTTTGGGTAGTGACATGATGATATTACCGGAGTCCTACTAACTTAAGCCAACTCCTTGCTTAGTGATGCGGTGTAGTGCTTTTTAGACAACCCCCTCGATCAGCTGGCGTCTTTTGGACAACTTCTTGGTTTTAGTGTCTACTGGACAACCATTTAGGGTAGTGTTTTCAAAACTAATCTTTTGGAGTAGCGTATTTTTATCTAACCCTTTGGGGTAGCGCCTACTAGCCCATTAATTCTGAGCTATCGCTTTCTAGCCAACTTGCATTCTAAGCTTAGAACTTGTCTTGCTTGGCTAACATCGTCCTCTGGTCCAATGTGAAGCACATATATATTCAGTAGCGTTGCTTGCATTACCATAGGCAAACCCCCTCATTTATCACGGTGATGAAGCCACAAATGTGTTCGCCATCTTCCAAAGTTCACAACTCTCCTTATCTTGGTTGTGTTCACATAATTCATAACAAATATAGAAATCAGGGTACATCAAATATCATCAAAGTGTTGGTTTCAGAAAACACGTACTATCTAATATTTGTTTTTTCACTCGTAAAACTAATTGGATTGTTGCGAGCGGAACTCTAATTGGGTGCACATTGCACATTGGAAGAGGCTATTTGTTACCAAGCCATCTTATTGAGAATAATAAGAGGGTCTACTCCCCGCTCGAGCCATCTTATTGTTACGCTCTCCCCAACCATCCTCGACGGTCTACTCCCTCAAATCTAGGTATTTCTATCCGTCATAGGCATGCCTTATCTCATCATCCCCGTAATTTTTCTCCTCCTCATACGAATTGCCCCCTTACAGGATTCACGTACTTCTTCCTTTACTTCCCTGCCCAACTCTTCTATATGATTTTCTCGATCTTCCAGCATTTTCCCGAACACCTTCTGCGACTCAGTTATCTTTGTCTGGGATTCAGCAATCATAGCTACTGTTTTAGTCAGAGAACTAATATCCTCTTGCATATCCTTCACCGTCTTCTAGAGGATTTCTACCTTCGATTCTGAGCGTCTCGTAGCCATTTCTTATCCCGACAGATGGGACCAATTTGTTAGCTGGTTTCTTTTGATTAGAGTTAAGAAAAACAGCAAAACAGATAATCAATCCTCGGAGATATCTCTGTAATCTTCTAGCAGTGCTATTTGCTAGTGCAACCACAACTAATAATTAAGAATGAAGTGATTTCCTTCCTCTCTCCTCCTAATAAGAATGGGCCTCTTGGGTCTTTTAGAACATGCAAACTTTATATGGGACTTGAATTTCTAAGGGAACCTCTTGAGTTTACTGCCTATACAAACTTTATATTTAGTGTTGAATGATTTTCCAGGGCTAACCCGCCGAAAACCCGTCATTTTACGTACGGTCCGACCGACCATCTCGACGGGCTGAAAATCTCATATCCAATTCATTCCAAGGTAGGTTGCCAGTTAGACAGGCtgaccacaaaaaaaaaaacattataattaattaaaatttttatttcataaacaaatatttataatatataaatgtgtaatttcttattattaattttatgtaCATTTTATATGAAGTAatgaatataaaaaaattcacaattttcacaacaaaaaaaaaaattattatatcacCGTAAATATCTAAGCCAACGAGTCAATCTAAACCCGCCCCGAATTGGCCCGTCTGAACCCGTAGGGGTGTCAATTTGGGTGGGTTCGAGTCGGGTCGATCAATAGTACTATTCAACCCGAATTCAAGCCAACCCGAAAACTCTCAACTCGAACCTGAACCCGGATCAACTTGATTAACTCATCAATCCGTATAACccgattttgaatattttaaagaaaattaaataaaattcaaaaaataataatgacaaATGCTCcttcatatatataatttaaatttgaaattctaattgtagaaaaataaaatatatttactaaatcaaataaacaattatttaaaaaataaaaaaaatgttcaaaataaatattaaattatgaaaatttatgatataaatatataataaatatttttcaaacataaaaatatattaaaaaaattagacaatatttattaattatatatattttttaaaaaaattaaattttcgggTCAATTAACCCAATCCAATCCAACCAGATCATTTTTTCTGGTCAGTTATCGAGTCGAATCCAATCTGACCTGAATTCGAAAACCTCAAACCCAcaccttattttttttttgttgaaccATATCGAGTTGATGGATCATATCGGATTTTGATAGTAATAAGTGCATAAGCTGACCTATggttttaaacaaaaaattcaACTTAGCCCACATAAATGGTCGCAAAACAGGTCCACCCCCGACGGGCGCAACACAGCCCTAACGGCTTAAGTGGAGAAAATGTGAATGTGAGTGTCAAGAAGAAGTTGTTTTTGGTAAAAGCAGTGTGTGTGTATAAGGCCAAATCCTCCAAGAGAAGAAGTTGTTTTTGGTAAAAGCAGTGTGTGTGTGTACAAGGCCAAATCCTCCAAGAAGCGACCTTCCATGAGTGATCTGAAAGTTAAAATTGCAACATTTAGAAGAAAAGAGAGTGTTAAGTCAGATAATAAAGACGCAAGGTCTCAAAAATTTAAGCGAGGGAGGAATGGGAAGAAGGGAAATAATCATTTGGGGCTTGACGAAGCTTCTCGATTGCAGAGGAGGACGAGATACCTCTTAATAAAGATAAAGCTGGAGCAGAATCTTATTGATGCTTATTCTGCAGAAGGTTGGAAAGGTCAGAGGTATAAAAATCTATGTCCTGTGATCTTTTGAGAAAATGCCTACTTGCAGATTCTAACTTCTCGATTGTTTTTGTGCTTTTGATGCATTTTATCACAATAAAGCTTGTCATCTTATAGGAGGCTAACCAATCTACATAAAATGTGCATCAAAGTTGTTGCATTTGGTGTGTACACTAGGCATTTGACGTGGTAGATAAGGGCAGCATTTCAGTCTCTCGGTGATTCTGGTACCCGACAATTTTTATGTCCAGCCTAGAATGAATTATTTTGAGTTACCGTAGGTAGTATATAGAGAATACGGTGTACAGTTTTTCTACAAAGTTCAATCTCTAACTTTAAAATTTGTTCTCTCTTCGAAAATGTTTGGTGTTTGGTGTTTGAGTTAACCCCTAGGGCAATATTATGACAAACTGTGGAGTATCAGTTACTCCTAGTTCGTGAAACATCATGATTTGCACACTGCTAAAATGTGTGGACATTTTTCTCCAGCCGAGAGAAGATTAAACCAGAAACGGAATTACAAAGAGCCAAGAAGCAAATATTGAAATGCAAGCTGGGAATACGTGAAGTTATTCATCAGTTGGATTTGCTTAGTTCTGTTGGATGCATTAATAATTCAAAAGTTGCTCCTGATGGATCAGTTCATCATGAACATGTAAGTTTTTTTCCTATGTGTAATTTGTAAGGGGGTTTCGTCTAGTGTTTGATTTTCAACTACCCATGCGTTGACAAGCTAATCGGAATAGTGCAAACATGACTTTGATTAGTGGTTTACCATCTATAGCTCTGAATATCATTTGAAGAGAAATTTCATGCTAGTGTTCCTTGAAATTGGCTTCTTTTTAATGATATGATGGTCAGAATGAAgctattttatttattcttcAGTTAAAATTAGGAATTCAATATTCTTGTTTCAAATTCAGATAATATGTTCCAAATGCGAGTTGCGAGATGCTCTACCAGACAACGACATTATACTATGTGATGGGACATGCAATCGTGCTTTTCACCAAAAATGTCTTGATCCTCCTTTGTCAACTGAAAATAGTGAGCCTGTTTACccttattttatcattttagtgGGGATCAAGTCTTCACTTTAAGGAATATCACATATATGGAATCATTCAATGTTCTTTGTGTACTCGTGTAATGAAGTCATTGATTTTCCAGTTCCTCCAGAAGATGAAGGATGGTTTTGCAGATTTTGTGAGAGTAAGATGGAAATATTGGAAGCCACAAATGCTCACCTTGGTACCAACTTTTCTATGGACAGTAATTGGCAGGTTGGTTGTTTGaaaaaagagatgaaattcATTTTCATGATTCCAGTTCATAATTTGATAGGATAGCATCATTTGAATCATAACAGGACGTGTTCAAAGAAGAAGCTGCATTACCTGATGGTGGAAATTCTGTTGTATGTCATGAAGAAGAATGGCCATCGGATGACTCTGAAGACGATGACTATGATCCTGAAAATCCGGAAAGGATTGAATACTGTTATGGTGACAGTATGTCTGGGTCTGGTGATGATGATTCTGGATATAATTCCAGCTTTCCTGGGTCGCTTGAGGATGAAGCACTTCTTTCCCCTGGAAGATATGAAGATGCAAAGGATGATTCTCTAGAGTTAAACGGGCTAGACTCAGATGAGATTAACGCTGGTGAAATTTTATGCCGTCCCAGACAGCGTGCAGCTGTAGACtatacaaaattatatgatGTGAggctttaaaatttatttaacattTTCTCGAGAGAAACTATTGCAATGAGAAAAATAACATGTGCCAGCACCTAAAACATCGAATAAGCCATTTTTCATAAGCTTTTATATCAATAATCTGTGGTGTGGTATAATTTTCTTTTTGTATCACATAACAGTCATGAAAGGCACTTGGTGCGAAGTAATTCCTATACACATGAATACCTATTGATCGAACTTTCTTGACTTGATGACTTTGGGTCGGAGGTCCTCCCCGTCCCAACATTTGGTATCCCCAGGAGGGCTCCTAATTCTTTGCTTGAATGTGTTTTCACATAGTTGAATTTCCTGTCTTTAGGAAATGTTTGGAAATAATGCTCTTGAAAATGAACAAATTAGTGAAGATGAAGACTGGGGTCCCACAAAAGGAAAGCGGAAACGAAAGGAGGCTGATGCTGCAAGCACCCTCATGACTCTAGGAGAAACCAATGAAAACATTTTAGAAGAAGTGAAAGAGACCCCATTCAGGCAAGAAGGGTAAAAGATCCATTTTCAGACTCCCACATAATGCCGTCGAGGTATCATACATTGATTTTAATCTTGTCCACACTATTCAAATCATGTGCCAATTCTGTTTCTAATGTGTTGTTGCAGAAGCTTCGACTCGTATTCGCCGAGAATGAACTTCCAGTCAGAGCTGTAAGAGAGGGTCTTTCCAAGCAGCTAGGCCTAGAATTTGAGAAGGTGACCGTATGGTTAAGCCTACCTTTGTCTTATTAGAATCTAAGAGTGTTAGGATAAGAAGAGCCTACTCGTTGACTCTTCAATTGGAAACAGAAATCGTAAGCAATTAGACCATTTTTGTTGAGCATGATTTCCCCACAAGCTTAGATGGCATTTTTATTTTACCATTTGTAGGTCAATAAATGGTTCAAGAATGCGCGCTACATGGCACTAAAAGTCAGAAAGGCAAGGCAGTTCCTGATTGAATTTGCTATAAATATTTCATGTTCTGTTATCTTCCGTTATTTTTTCATAACTTCTTTCATTTGAAATCTTCATGTCCATAGCAGTATGCCTTTGCGGTCCATTAAGACCTTGTACAACAGTTCATTTCTTTTGAAAACCTTTAATATCTCATATATTCTCTAATTTGCATTGCATCATTGATTCATTACTCAGTGTGCACAGTTCTCATTAGTTTGAAGTTGAATTTGTTAACAATCAAACATAGCAGGCAGAAATATCTACACTTTCTGGGGATGCCGGTTCATTGAAAAGAAAACTCTGTTTGAAACTGCGTCGGATGAAAATGCTGATCAAATGGCACCAGAGGATAACCTGACATCACAAACTATTAAGACCTTTAAAAAATATACTAGAAGAAGGAACAACTACTTGCTGACGAATTCTTTAATGAAAAAGAAGAGGAAACGGTCGTTGAAATCCCCAGACATGAGAAAGGTAATATGTTGTATTAACTTTTCGCTCTTACTTTATGCTGGCTTTCATCAAATATGTTCTAGGACAACCACCCTTTATGTTCACGAGCATTACCAGCAGCGCCTGATTTGCCCATTGACTTCTGCATTCCACCCGTGTTTAAACTTCGTAAAACCATAAAGTACCAATGCTCTGTTTGTGTTACATTTGCTTGTTGGGGTtcaataaattgaagaaaattaGCATATATGCGATATTGACATGATATAAGATTTGTGTGAAGCCGTTCTTTGGTATTCTTTGAACTTTCTAAGATAATTATATGAATGCATATTTATCTTCATTTTGTGTACTGAACTTTATTTCATGCAATCAGAAGATACAAGTAGATTTTGGTGATGATGAGAGCCTAAAACATCTAAGGGAGAAAGCAAAACAGGCTAAGAAGAGACTGAACAGCAAGAATAGGGTTGATTTGCTAGAAGCAGAAGCTGACATGGAAAGACTTTGTCAAATTAAGAACAGAGTGGAGAAACTCCGGCAATCTTTACTTCAATTTCCATGCCAAATGTTTAGCAAAACCAATGCAACTACTTCAAGTGATTCATCTGTTATTTACATACCTGTAGCTGAAGTAAGGGAGAAAAGGTGACATTTTGTTTATCTTGCTAATATCTCCTTTGATTTTATAATTTCTTGCTTCTTACCCAAGGTTGTAAATGGCGGGAGGCGGTGGCGGGGCGGTCGGTGACCGCCTACCGCCTAGGCGGTGCCCAGGCGGTGGGATTTTTTAAAGTaattttttatagataatcatgcaatattatcatttttatgtaaaatgtacaatgaaataatgtttaagcacaaaatataatatcatctggataatgtgcaattaataaagatttatcattatattaatgttattatgctaacgaagtaatatattttttttaaccaaaaaactaagtttaaattttcaaagtttcaatcaATTATCATCATTagaacaagtagtagattaaacataactaatcttccaaatcatctacatATGCACCATCTACTACATCCATTATCCTCTGATCATCAGACTCAATCAACATTTTCTTCATTCTCCTCCTCCGATGTTTCTAAATATTCATTAAGTTCTCTAATGGGGATGTTCCTTGCACTCCTCCTTGGATGTAGCACTTCATCCGCTCCCGAGGCCTCCACTACCATTCTCCAAGTAAGACCTTTAAATAGtcctaatatttaaaattagttgactttgacttggtttttaaaattgttgactaaattttaaaaagtgttaggtttttaaaattgttgactactGCCTCGCCCGCCTGCTCGCCGCCTCGCCCGCCTCGACCGCCTGTTCGTCGCCTCGCCCGCCTCGACCCGCCTACTCGCCTCCTCGACCCGCCTCGACACCCCTCAACCCGTCTCATGCATAGGCGGTGCGGTTGAGGGCCGCCTACAGCCTAGTCACCGCCTAGGCGGCCGCCTCGACCGCCATTTAGAACACTGTTCTTACCTTAACCTTACCTCTCTGCCATTAGAGAAATAGAATGCCTTTTTTGGTGTATGTATACATAGGTCAGGTATAGTAAGATGACCAAGTTTTGCGGTGACTTCAAACAAACGATTAGCATTAAGTTTCCCTTGTAATTAATGCTATCATCGTGAAATGGGGGAAAcaggaaaagaaaagaaaaaagatttgTATAAATAGCTACCATTATTTACTCTATAGGTAATGGTTATTTGGTTCTTGAGATATTGACATATGACGGTGTGTTCTCCCATGTTATATTCGACTTGCCTGCTATGGCTAAATACCAATGAACCCAACCGATGAAAACATTGCCTCAAATGAGCCTTAACGCCCATGTGGTAAAACATGAGTCGAAGTTGAGATTATTTTAACATGTAAGACGCAAAAATTGAGGGTATTTCCGACATGGTGTCAAAACTCCAGCCCGAGTTAAATAACTTAATGATATTAAAAAAATCGGGCTTGTAATCAAATCATTCAAAAAATCTCGAACTTGAACTGAAAAATTACTACTTATGATTTCTAGCACAATTAAAGTTTTTGTCCCCTTTTGTTTTGTGTCAATCACGAATATCACTCATAATTCAACTAGTTCTAATGCAACACCAGGTAACATTAATGTCCAATCAACTGCATTGAACTTGGGGACGGAAGAAAACACTATTTTACCATGACCACCTAGACCATCGCTTTGGCACTTATGTTGCCTCATAATTTAACTCTGGAACACCCTCCTTTGTCACCGTCGTGATGAAATGAGTGCACGTAGG
This Primulina eburnea isolate SZY01 chromosome 2, ASM2296580v1, whole genome shotgun sequence DNA region includes the following protein-coding sequences:
- the LOC140816840 gene encoding LOW QUALITY PROTEIN: putative clathrin assembly protein At5g57200 (The sequence of the model RefSeq protein was modified relative to this genomic sequence to represent the inferred CDS: deleted 1 base in 1 codon); protein product: MESFRKAYGALKDSTTVGLAKVNSEFKDLDIAIVKATNHVEYPPKERHVRRIFAAVSISRPRADVAYCIHALSRRLGKTRNWIVAIKTLIVIHRTLREGDQSFREELLHYSKRGHLFQISNFKDDSSPLAWDCSAWVRTYSLFLEERLECFRALNYDIESDRVSKSAPGVTKAYSKTRTLETEELLDQLPALQQLLYRLVGCQPEGAACHNFLIQYALALVLKESFKIYCAINDGIINLVDMFFEMPKHNAVRALNIYKRAGQQAENLANFYGSCRNLDLARTFQFPILRQPPPSFLATMEEYIKEAPQTGSLSHKRLEYRETEEEAEELEEAAPIEKQVEEVENKQEIVEILEEPEAKVEEEIEPLQLTQEPVDLLGLNEINPKAIELEQRNALALAIFQPGSDHLYTNSNALMEIGKSSGWELALVTAPSNINKPRPPETKMAGGFDKLLLDSLYEDNSSRRQLELHNSGYSTGYGYEMAAQNVAFDQLHDPFAMSNSIAPPANVQMALMSQQEHMMMMNQQQMMQQYQHQHQHQHQNNMTMVPHNGYAAQYYQQPQQMGTSNPFGDPFSYPQSTLQHNGSHMLI
- the LOC140823973 gene encoding LOW QUALITY PROTEIN: pathogenesis-related homeodomain protein-like (The sequence of the model RefSeq protein was modified relative to this genomic sequence to represent the inferred CDS: deleted 1 base in 1 codon); this translates as MVAKQVHPRRAQHSPNGLSGENVNVSVKKKLFLVKAVCVYKAKSSKKRPSMSDLKVKIATFRRKESVKSDNKDARSQKFKRGRNGKKGNNHLGLDEASRLQRRTRYLLIKIKLEQNLIDAYSAEGWKGQSREKIKPETELQRAKKQILKCKLGIREVIHQLDLLSSVGCINNSKVAPDGSVHHEHIICSKCELRDALPDNDIILCDGTCNRAFHQKCLDPPLSTENIPPEDEGWFCRFCESKMEILEATNAHLGTNFSMDSNWQDVFKEEAALPDGGNSVVCHEEEWPSDDSEDDDYDPENPERIEYCYGDSMSGSGDDDSGYNSSFPGSLEDEALLSPGRYEDAKDDSLELNGLDSDEINAGEILCRPRQRAAVDYTKLYDEMFGNNALENEQISEDEDWGPTKGKRKRKEADAASTLMTLGETNENILEEVKETPFRQKGKRSIFRLPHNAVEKLRLVFAENELPVRAVREGLSKQLGLEFEKVNKWFKNARYMALKVRKARQFLIEFAINISCSVIFRYFFITSFIAGRNIYTFWGCRFIEKKTLFETASDENADQMAPEDNLTSQTIKTFKKYTRRRNNYLLTNSLMKKKRKRSLKSPDMRKKIQVDFGDDESLKHLREKAKQAKKRLNSKNRVDLLEAEADMERLCQIKNRVEKLRQSLLQFPCQMFSKTNATTSSDSSVIYIPVAEVREKR